DNA from Coleofasciculus sp. FACHB-1120:
AGGAGGTATGGGTTAGGGCGAGGCGGAGTAGGTTCTTGTCTTTGAAACGGAGACCAATTTTATTTTCGACCGTTTCCGGGTTCCATGCCATCTTCTTTTTCCTCTATGAAATGCCTAATTAACGAAGGCAAAAGGAAAAAGAAATTTTAGATTTGAGATTGAAAAAATCAATGAGCAATCTTAAAATTTACAATGATTTTTTCTTTTTCCTTTTGCCTTTTAATTGCCTTTATCTCGGACGTCCTAAGGTGGTGATGTACACAACTGCTTCATCAGCAGGGATACCCAAGACTTCATTCACCTGGTTATCAAAGAAGCCGCCGATGCCGCTGACGCCTAAACCGAGGTGAATGGCGGCTAAATTCAGCCGTTGCCCTAAATGACCGGCATCCATGTGTAAATAACGATAAACGCGATCGCCATACTGCGCCACTGCTGTTTTCAAATCTGCTGTGTGGAATAGCACTGCTCCCGCATCTCTACCCAAATCTTGCCCCAAGCACAGATAGTGCAATTCCTGGCGGAAATTTTTAAAGCGGATTTGCCGCAATTCCTGAGCTTTCGGTGCGTAATAGTAGCAGCCTTCCTCCAGTCCTTCTACCCCAGACACGGCGATAAAGGTTTCGATTAAATTTAAATCAAAATAGTCCGGAGAGCTATCTAAACCTTGGTCGATGTAGTGCTGGGGTTGGTAGGTGAAATCTAGTAAAGCTTTCAGTTCCTCTAGAGTCACATCTTCACCCGTGTAGGCACGAGTCGAGCGCCGCTTGAGAATGGTTGTTTCCAAGTCGTGCAAATTTGCTGCCCAATCAATTGGCGTCGTGACGGTTGAAACCTTGAGACAGAAGGGGAAGTTGTATTTATCATCGGGAGTTGGCGGTTGCAGGACATCTTGAGGGATGGGCGTCTTGCCAGTTATCTGCTGGCTTTCCTCAATCTGCGTCGCTTGGTGGCAGTAACCGAGCAATTCACCATCGGGGATATTAGGATAGTCTGTTTGGGTGACAGAGGGCAATGCAGTTGGACTGAGGGGCAAGTTTTGTTTCACATCCAGCAAGTCTGCCAGAGCGATCGCGCAAATGACCGCTTCCTCCTTTGGGTCGAGGTAAAGTAACTCATTCACTGCCCGATCCACAAACCCCCCAATTAAGTGAGGGCGGTAGTCATTGAGGGCACTCGCCAGCTCAATATTGCCCAACAGATGCCCCGTATCCAAAAAAATCCGCCGATAAGCTCGGTCTTGATAGCGCCAAGCAGAACGGTAGAAGACGGCTGTGGTGACGAGGCACAATTGGGTACTATCTAACACCGGATGCCAAAAACAAGCTGTTTGTAGCGCTTTCCAGGCATCACTGTCCCAAAAATGTATTAAAGAATGGCTCTGAGGCTGATAGTTATAGAGTCCAGGTGGTAAAAGCGGCGTCCCACGGGAAATTAAATAAATCTCCGCTGGGTACAATCCCCCGGCGGAGGGGGCTGCCCGCAGATACATCGGATTTCCCATTGTCATTACTTTGGCGGTCAAGCCATAGCTGCAAAACAGCAGCCGCGACAGGCGACGCCATGCTTGGGTTTTTTCGCCCTCATCTACTAACGCCTCTGGTATTTCTGTTAGATAGGGCTTCAGGTCATAGGATGAGCCAAT
Protein-coding regions in this window:
- a CDS encoding SagB/ThcOx family dehydrogenase — protein: MPELRVSIAQHYHERTKYDPQTLASKSQGLDWERQPVPFKDYKIGSSYDLKPYLTEIPEALVDEGEKTQAWRRLSRLLFCSYGLTAKVMTMGNPMYLRAAPSAGGLYPAEIYLISRGTPLLPPGLYNYQPQSHSLIHFWDSDAWKALQTACFWHPVLDSTQLCLVTTAVFYRSAWRYQDRAYRRIFLDTGHLLGNIELASALNDYRPHLIGGFVDRAVNELLYLDPKEEAVICAIALADLLDVKQNLPLSPTALPSVTQTDYPNIPDGELLGYCHQATQIEESQQITGKTPIPQDVLQPPTPDDKYNFPFCLKVSTVTTPIDWAANLHDLETTILKRRSTRAYTGEDVTLEELKALLDFTYQPQHYIDQGLDSSPDYFDLNLIETFIAVSGVEGLEEGCYYYAPKAQELRQIRFKNFRQELHYLCLGQDLGRDAGAVLFHTADLKTAVAQYGDRVYRYLHMDAGHLGQRLNLAAIHLGLGVSGIGGFFDNQVNEVLGIPADEAVVYITTLGRPR